One Nocardia iowensis DNA window includes the following coding sequences:
- a CDS encoding aldehyde dehydrogenase family protein encodes MTNTEPAPGAAKKAPARKTTARKTTAADNAPAVIEVRNPGTGAVVGTVPAVTADEVAAKVRELRLYQPEWEAIGPNGRKEWLLKFQDWLIDNTETIADVVQSETGKPRVDSLIDPAFATDLVGYYARRAAKFLADDHPSPHSPLARVKKLTTAYKPYPVVGVITPWNFPVAMPALDVFPALAAGAAVILKPSEVTPLSALEMARGWAEIGAPPIFAVVTGAGATGGAVVENADYIQFTGSTATGRKIAVACAERMVPYSLELGGKDPAIVLADADLDRAAHGIAFGGMFNSGQVCISVERVYVEAPVYDEFVAKLTANVKALRQGIDGRESKHDVGALANENQTSIVQRHVDEAVAAGAKVLTGGKRAGFGTAFEPTVLVDVDHTMSCITEETFGPTLPVMKVADEAEAIRLANDSIYGLSATVWTGDKDHGDRVARQLNAGAVNINDVFSNLFSFALPMGGWGMSGTGARWGGANGVRKYCRQQAITTPILPTQQKELFWYPYSMPKLLFALGAMRAAGARGLRRLDIPAVLKLKGDNK; translated from the coding sequence GTGACCAACACCGAACCAGCGCCCGGCGCGGCAAAGAAGGCACCGGCGCGCAAGACAACCGCGCGGAAGACAACGGCAGCGGACAACGCCCCCGCCGTCATCGAGGTGCGCAATCCCGGCACCGGTGCGGTCGTCGGGACGGTGCCGGCGGTGACCGCGGACGAGGTCGCGGCCAAGGTCCGCGAGCTACGGCTGTACCAGCCGGAGTGGGAGGCCATCGGCCCGAACGGCCGCAAGGAATGGCTGCTGAAATTCCAGGACTGGCTGATCGACAACACCGAAACGATCGCCGACGTGGTGCAGTCCGAAACGGGCAAGCCGCGCGTCGACTCGCTCATTGATCCCGCCTTCGCGACCGACCTGGTCGGCTACTACGCCCGGCGCGCGGCCAAGTTCCTCGCCGACGACCACCCGTCCCCGCACAGTCCACTGGCCAGGGTGAAGAAGCTGACCACCGCGTACAAGCCGTACCCGGTGGTCGGCGTCATCACGCCGTGGAACTTCCCGGTGGCCATGCCCGCGCTGGATGTGTTCCCCGCGCTCGCCGCGGGTGCCGCCGTCATCCTGAAGCCGTCCGAGGTGACGCCGCTGTCCGCCCTCGAAATGGCAAGGGGCTGGGCCGAAATCGGCGCTCCCCCGATCTTCGCCGTGGTCACCGGCGCGGGCGCGACCGGCGGCGCCGTCGTCGAGAACGCCGACTACATCCAGTTCACCGGTTCGACCGCGACCGGTCGCAAGATCGCCGTGGCGTGTGCGGAGCGGATGGTCCCGTACAGCCTGGAGCTGGGCGGTAAGGACCCGGCCATCGTGCTGGCCGACGCCGATCTGGATCGCGCCGCGCACGGCATCGCGTTCGGCGGAATGTTCAACTCGGGTCAGGTGTGTATCTCGGTGGAGCGGGTGTACGTCGAGGCGCCGGTCTACGACGAGTTCGTCGCCAAGCTGACCGCGAACGTCAAGGCGCTGCGCCAGGGCATCGACGGCCGCGAGTCCAAGCACGATGTCGGCGCGCTGGCCAACGAGAACCAGACCAGCATCGTGCAACGCCACGTCGACGAGGCCGTCGCGGCCGGCGCGAAGGTGCTCACCGGCGGCAAGCGGGCCGGGTTCGGCACCGCGTTCGAGCCGACCGTGCTGGTCGATGTCGACCACACCATGTCGTGCATCACCGAAGAGACCTTCGGCCCGACCCTGCCGGTGATGAAGGTGGCCGACGAGGCGGAAGCCATTCGGCTGGCCAATGATTCGATCTACGGGCTCTCGGCGACGGTGTGGACCGGCGACAAGGACCATGGCGACCGAGTGGCCAGGCAGCTGAACGCGGGCGCGGTCAATATCAACGATGTCTTCAGCAATCTGTTCAGCTTCGCCCTGCCGATGGGCGGCTGGGGCATGTCCGGCACCGGCGCTCGCTGGGGCGGCGCCAACGGCGTCCGCAAGTACTGCCGTCAGCAGGCGATCACCACGCCGATCCTGCCGACCCAGCAGAAGGAACTGTTCTGGTACCCGTACTCGATGCCGAAGCTGCTCTTCGCACTCGGCGCCATGCGGGCCGCGGGAGCCCGCGGCCTGCGCAGGCTCGATATTCCGGCCGTTCTGAAACTCAAGGGAGACAACAAGTGA
- a CDS encoding amidase: protein MHNKSTAVADGSAKTETTVTEAAAQPPTKHTAVPQAPATSKSLTQATVVQADVAQSPPTRSAVAAAAPAQDSPVDANDQIAAGQDNSRGPAAAIAAGVRDGSLTATEVVETTLARIVAEHRNTNAFSVIRTDKARSEAALLEQRADLDVLPLAGVPIAIKHNLAVAGETMRCGSAATDTRPVADDHPVVRRLRAAGAVVVGLTTVPELGLWGTTDTPDRITGNPWNVARSAGGSSGGSAAAVAAGLVPIAHGNDGLGSIRIPAACCGVFGIKPGRHTVPAEIGLDAWSGMAENGVLATTVGDAALALSVLAARPDLAEVEPPGRLRIGLAVAPPSRFFPVDRHWTNAARTAASVAAAAGHLVEPTTLPYGDAMLSIFLRWLAVGCRDAAALPHPELLQPRTRRHLALGRKVARLRLVRPSQVDRVEARLLEYFERYDVVITPTLAGPPPKARAWHSRGWLANVLASARFSPFTPLWNLVGWPAASIPMGMHPDVGTPVAAQLAGPPGSESTLLRLAAQVESLHPWRRTIN from the coding sequence ATGCACAACAAGTCCACAGCTGTGGCGGACGGTTCGGCAAAAACCGAAACCACCGTCACGGAAGCAGCAGCGCAGCCGCCGACCAAGCACACGGCGGTCCCGCAGGCTCCGGCTACTTCGAAATCACTAACGCAGGCGACGGTCGTGCAGGCCGACGTCGCGCAGTCACCGCCTACCCGATCGGCCGTCGCGGCGGCGGCGCCCGCTCAAGATAGTCCGGTGGACGCGAACGACCAAATCGCCGCCGGCCAGGACAATTCACGGGGCCCGGCCGCGGCGATCGCGGCGGGCGTCCGGGACGGTTCGCTGACCGCGACGGAGGTGGTCGAGACCACCCTCGCCAGAATCGTCGCCGAGCACCGGAATACGAATGCCTTCAGCGTTATCCGCACCGACAAGGCACGGTCGGAGGCAGCGTTGCTCGAGCAGCGCGCCGACCTCGACGTGCTGCCGCTGGCCGGTGTGCCGATCGCGATCAAACACAACCTCGCGGTCGCGGGCGAGACCATGCGGTGCGGCTCCGCGGCGACGGACACCCGTCCGGTCGCCGACGATCATCCGGTGGTGCGCAGGCTGCGCGCCGCGGGCGCGGTGGTCGTCGGGCTCACCACCGTGCCGGAACTCGGACTGTGGGGCACCACCGACACCCCGGACCGGATCACCGGCAACCCATGGAATGTCGCGCGCAGCGCGGGCGGCTCGTCCGGCGGTTCGGCGGCGGCGGTCGCGGCCGGACTGGTGCCGATCGCGCACGGCAACGACGGGCTCGGTTCGATCCGCATCCCCGCCGCCTGCTGCGGGGTCTTCGGCATCAAGCCGGGCAGGCACACGGTGCCCGCGGAGATCGGCCTCGACGCCTGGTCCGGCATGGCCGAAAACGGCGTGCTGGCAACGACAGTCGGCGATGCGGCGCTCGCGCTATCGGTGCTGGCCGCCCGGCCGGACCTAGCCGAGGTGGAGCCGCCAGGCCGACTACGCATCGGTCTAGCCGTGGCTCCGCCGTCTCGCTTCTTTCCGGTCGATCGGCACTGGACCAACGCCGCGCGCACAGCGGCCTCGGTCGCCGCGGCGGCCGGCCATCTGGTCGAGCCGACCACGTTGCCCTATGGCGACGCGATGCTGTCGATCTTCTTGCGCTGGTTGGCCGTTGGTTGCCGCGACGCCGCCGCGCTACCCCACCCCGAGCTCCTGCAACCGCGCACCCGCCGCCATCTTGCACTCGGCCGCAAGGTGGCCCGACTACGGCTCGTCCGCCCGTCCCAGGTCGATCGGGTCGAGGCGCGACTGCTCGAATACTTCGAACGCTACGACGTGGTGATCACGCCCACGCTCGCCGGCCCGCCGCCAAAGGCGCGGGCCTGGCACAGCCGCGGTTGGCTGGCCAATGTGCTTGCCAGCGCCCGGTTTTCGCCCTTCACCCCGCTGTGGAATCTGGTCGGCTGGCCCGCCGCCTCCATCCCGATGGGCATGCACCCCGATGTCGGAACGCCGGTGGCCGCTCAGCTGGCCGGCCCGCCGGGCAGCGAATCCACCCTGCTACGGCTGGCCGCGCAAGTGGAATCGCTGCACCCGTGGCGGCGCACTATCAACTGA
- a CDS encoding LysR family transcriptional regulator: protein MDPHLRDLRYFVAVAEELHFTNAAQRLHIAQPTLSRQIRQLERQLDVVLFDRNQRSVALTVAGKELLEGARKILELWEVTNVSLQEAGEVLRVGIQSALGRGLLNDLESASGHRLALHAASWTDPSSGLAGRQADLSLVWLPLPDPNRYRWQVLRTEPRWVLLPENHPLADRETIDFTDLLDEPFIALPTEAGAVRDFWLGNDARNGRQPKIGAEAATPEDKLEAVSLGLGVCLLAENNVPMYRWPGLTARPVAGLAPCELAVAWRADDTRPTILEFAGRAVDGGFSVQQQQPAVSA, encoded by the coding sequence ATGGACCCGCATTTGCGCGACCTGCGGTATTTCGTCGCCGTCGCTGAGGAACTGCACTTCACCAACGCCGCTCAGCGGCTGCACATCGCTCAACCCACCCTCTCGCGTCAGATCCGTCAGCTGGAACGCCAGCTCGACGTGGTCCTGTTCGACCGCAACCAGCGCAGCGTCGCCCTGACCGTCGCCGGTAAGGAACTGCTCGAGGGCGCCCGCAAGATCCTGGAGCTGTGGGAGGTCACCAACGTCTCGCTGCAGGAGGCGGGCGAGGTGCTGCGCGTCGGTATCCAGTCCGCGCTCGGGCGCGGCCTGTTGAACGACCTGGAGAGCGCGAGCGGCCATCGGCTCGCACTGCACGCGGCCTCCTGGACCGACCCGTCCAGCGGCCTGGCCGGTCGGCAGGCGGATCTGTCCCTGGTGTGGCTGCCGCTGCCCGATCCGAACCGCTACCGCTGGCAGGTGCTGCGCACGGAGCCGCGCTGGGTGCTGCTCCCGGAGAACCACCCGCTGGCCGACCGGGAAACCATCGACTTCACCGACCTGCTCGACGAGCCGTTCATCGCGCTGCCCACCGAAGCCGGTGCGGTGCGCGACTTCTGGCTCGGCAACGACGCGCGCAACGGACGCCAGCCGAAGATCGGCGCCGAGGCGGCGACGCCGGAGGACAAGCTGGAGGCCGTGAGCCTCGGCCTCGGCGTCTGTTTGCTCGCCGAGAACAACGTGCCGATGTACCGGTGGCCGGGCCTCACCGCGCGACCGGTGGCCGGTCTCGCGCCGTGCGAGCTTGCCGTCGCGTGGCGGGCCGATGACACTCGACCCACCATCCTCGAATTCGCGGGACGCGCGGTCGACGGCGGGTTCTCGGTCCAGCAGCAGCAACCCGCCGTCAGCGCGTAA
- a CDS encoding serine/threonine-protein kinase — MRTEFSAVAAFSAAWEDTAFQSARRPPEIAEYLPDAQTLRTEALIELIRVDLRHRWLRRTVLGATEQARPGPETRKRLAEYCAEFPELESGSIPAGLVYEEFVIRRHSGERVDPRECLREYPHQASELRAMLNADDLDQSTRRAALEDFTLTALARTRAAFVDSELNRTAESTRSSEVTRATTDLTGTATAVPTTIGTGPDRFDALDRIEIGQRIDDFDLLTGLGSGAFARVFLARQRSLQRLVAVKISADHGTEPQTLAQLDHDYIVRVFDQRLLDADAGRSRRLRLLYMQFLPGGTLLSVLRWVRATPPAERSGRLLLDAVDAAMEEKGEIRPTDSSVRAEIATLSWPETVAWLGRRLAEALDYASAHGVLHRDVKPANVLLTAEAVPKLADFNISFSRNVDGTSPVAYFGGSLAYMSPEQLEACHPGFGRSAADLDTRADIYSLGVVLWELLTGAKPFDDSTAGAGEHSDDTTLEAMLERRSAGVDAAALERVPPDCPAALRRVLLSCLSPERTMRWANGSVLARQLELCLDARARELVDPAPHSWRLRLRPWLVLVTLLSVGLPNVLASLYNIQHNQHLIISRLTEEAQHSFVIVTGVVNAVFFPVGIALVVYMSRSLLTVPRGLRKGKRYDLDTLCHARRDALLLGDRAVAVAFSLWVLSGFTFPLTLQLVTGDLPARAIVHFLASLVVCGAIAVAYPFFLLTFYMVRCIYPLFLRHGDISPEDAIWLRGLDRRCNGYLAVAASVPLLAVAGVTFLPPSDIPMVIFAVRVLCVGGIIAFVVSYLLFRALEADLRALERVVAPASAGANTVAAAAEPQESEPSVTETRR, encoded by the coding sequence ATGCGCACCGAATTCAGCGCCGTGGCAGCCTTCTCCGCGGCATGGGAAGACACTGCTTTTCAATCCGCGCGCCGCCCACCCGAGATCGCCGAGTATCTGCCCGACGCGCAGACGCTGCGGACCGAGGCGCTGATCGAGCTGATCCGGGTCGACCTGCGACATCGCTGGCTGCGCCGGACCGTGCTCGGCGCGACCGAGCAGGCGCGGCCTGGACCGGAGACGCGCAAACGGCTCGCCGAATACTGCGCCGAATTCCCCGAACTCGAATCCGGAAGTATCCCGGCCGGTCTGGTGTACGAAGAGTTCGTCATCCGCAGGCACAGCGGCGAACGGGTGGATCCACGCGAATGCCTGCGCGAATATCCGCACCAGGCGAGTGAACTGCGTGCCATGCTGAACGCGGATGATCTCGATCAGAGCACCCGGCGGGCGGCGCTGGAGGATTTCACACTGACCGCGCTCGCGCGCACCAGAGCCGCCTTCGTCGATAGCGAATTGAACCGGACCGCCGAGTCCACTCGTAGTTCAGAAGTGACCCGAGCGACCACTGATCTGACGGGAACGGCGACCGCCGTGCCCACCACGATCGGCACCGGGCCGGACCGCTTCGACGCGCTCGACCGCATCGAAATCGGCCAGCGAATCGATGATTTCGACCTGCTGACCGGCTTGGGCAGCGGCGCGTTCGCCCGCGTCTTCCTGGCCAGGCAGCGCTCATTGCAGCGGCTGGTCGCGGTGAAGATCTCCGCCGACCACGGCACCGAGCCGCAGACCCTGGCCCAGCTCGACCACGACTACATCGTGCGCGTCTTCGACCAGCGGCTGCTCGACGCGGACGCCGGTCGCTCGCGCCGGTTGCGATTGCTCTACATGCAGTTCCTGCCCGGCGGCACGCTGCTCAGCGTGCTGCGCTGGGTGCGCGCCACCCCGCCCGCCGAACGCAGCGGTCGGCTGCTGCTCGACGCGGTCGACGCGGCCATGGAGGAGAAGGGCGAGATCCGGCCGACGGATTCGAGCGTGCGCGCCGAGATCGCCACGCTCAGTTGGCCGGAGACGGTCGCGTGGCTCGGCCGCAGACTGGCCGAGGCGCTCGACTACGCCTCGGCACACGGCGTGCTGCACCGCGATGTGAAACCGGCGAATGTGCTGCTCACCGCCGAGGCGGTGCCCAAGCTCGCCGACTTCAACATCAGCTTCAGCCGCAATGTCGATGGCACGAGTCCGGTCGCCTATTTCGGCGGCTCGCTGGCGTACATGTCGCCGGAGCAGCTGGAGGCCTGTCATCCCGGCTTCGGGCGCAGCGCGGCGGATCTGGACACCCGCGCGGACATCTACTCACTCGGGGTGGTGCTGTGGGAATTGCTCACCGGCGCCAAACCCTTCGACGACAGCACCGCGGGCGCGGGCGAGCACAGTGACGACACGACACTGGAGGCGATGCTGGAGCGCCGCAGCGCGGGGGTGGACGCGGCCGCGCTGGAGCGGGTGCCGCCCGATTGCCCGGCGGCGCTGCGGCGAGTGCTGCTGAGCTGTCTTTCGCCGGAGCGGACGATGCGCTGGGCGAACGGGTCGGTGCTGGCCAGGCAGTTGGAGCTGTGCCTGGACGCGCGGGCGAGGGAACTGGTCGATCCGGCGCCGCACAGCTGGCGCCTGCGGCTGCGGCCGTGGCTGGTGCTGGTCACGCTGCTGTCGGTCGGGCTGCCGAATGTCCTTGCCTCGCTGTACAACATCCAGCACAACCAGCACCTGATCATCAGCAGGCTGACCGAGGAGGCCCAGCACAGCTTCGTGATCGTCACGGGCGTGGTGAACGCGGTGTTCTTCCCTGTCGGCATCGCGCTGGTGGTGTACATGTCCCGGTCGCTGTTGACGGTGCCGCGCGGGCTCCGCAAGGGAAAACGCTACGACCTGGACACGTTGTGTCATGCCAGACGCGATGCTCTGCTGCTCGGCGATCGCGCGGTGGCCGTGGCGTTTTCGCTGTGGGTGCTGTCCGGCTTCACCTTCCCGCTCACGCTGCAATTGGTGACCGGCGACCTGCCCGCACGGGCGATCGTGCACTTCCTCGCGTCGTTGGTGGTGTGCGGCGCCATCGCGGTGGCGTATCCGTTCTTCCTGCTGACGTTCTACATGGTGCGCTGCATCTATCCGCTGTTCCTCCGGCACGGTGACATCAGTCCGGAGGATGCGATCTGGTTGCGCGGGTTGGACCGTCGCTGCAACGGATACCTGGCGGTCGCGGCATCGGTGCCGTTGCTCGCCGTGGCCGGGGTGACTTTTCTGCCGCCGTCCGATATTCCGATGGTGATCTTCGCGGTCCGGGTGTTGTGTGTGGGCGGCATCATCGCGTTCGTGGTCTCCTATCTGCTGTTCCGCGCGCTGGAGGCCGACCTGCGCGCGCTGGAGCGGGTCGTCGCGCCGGCCTCGGCGGGCGCGAATACCGTTGCGGCAGCAGCCGAACCCCAGGAGAGCGAACCTAGCGTGACGGAGACGCGCAGGTGA
- a CDS encoding SDR family oxidoreductase has translation MSDVSKIRGKVVVITGGARGIGLATATALQALGAKVAIGDIDEATVKASGTARGFELYGKLDVTDPVSFESFLDEVERTVGPIDVLVNNAGIMPTGKLVDEPDQITRRILDINVYGVILGSKLGLARMLPRSSGHVINIASLAGETHIPGLATYNASKHAVLGFTDTLREEYRDSGVRFSSVLPTLTNTELGAGVTAPKLLRPAEPEEIADAIVGLITAPKSKVRVTAVAGIISQLVGLLPEAVGDGIARALGAGHAFLDDVDADKRKAYEERARSV, from the coding sequence GTGAGTGACGTTTCGAAGATTCGCGGCAAGGTCGTCGTCATTACCGGCGGCGCCCGCGGCATCGGACTGGCCACCGCGACCGCGCTACAGGCGCTCGGCGCCAAGGTCGCGATCGGCGATATCGATGAGGCCACCGTCAAGGCGTCCGGCACCGCCCGCGGTTTCGAGCTGTACGGCAAGCTCGACGTCACCGATCCCGTCTCGTTCGAGAGCTTCCTCGACGAGGTGGAGCGCACCGTCGGCCCGATCGATGTGCTGGTCAACAACGCGGGCATCATGCCGACCGGCAAGCTGGTCGACGAGCCGGACCAGATCACCCGCCGGATCCTCGACATCAATGTCTACGGCGTAATCCTGGGCTCCAAGCTGGGCCTGGCCCGGATGCTGCCGCGCAGCAGCGGGCACGTCATCAATATCGCCTCGCTGGCCGGTGAGACGCACATCCCCGGCCTGGCCACCTACAACGCGAGCAAGCACGCGGTGCTCGGCTTCACCGACACGCTGCGCGAGGAGTACCGGGATTCCGGCGTGCGCTTCTCCTCGGTGCTGCCCACGTTGACCAACACCGAGCTCGGCGCGGGCGTCACCGCGCCGAAGCTGCTGCGCCCGGCCGAGCCGGAGGAGATCGCCGACGCCATCGTCGGGCTGATCACCGCACCGAAGTCCAAGGTCCGGGTGACCGCGGTGGCGGGCATCATCTCGCAGCTGGTCGGGCTGCTGCCGGAGGCGGTCGGTGACGGCATCGCCAGGGCGCTCGGCGCGGGGCACGCGTTCCTGGACGACGTCGACGCCGACAAGCGCAAGGCGTACGAGGAGCGGGCGCGCAGCGTGTAG
- a CDS encoding PucR family transcriptional regulator — translation MTTASPDRIGPNSEVVRDWLAEYVYETMRTETLEQVVDRLDSAIIARIPELADRDLRRDLAASTRAHARVMLSGITSDTFEYTLPEEAHAFARTIARRGFELRMLLRTYHVGMEAVLDYMTEAIDQRQAPQEIERAVMLRLFERATKWVSMSVEMLTDTYMEERERVLRAALNRRTETIRALLAGDELDTDQASARLGYRLGQRHVAFVLWTDEGESGSGDGEVIGLLERVATRVATEIGNGRVLTVASGSSGMWAWAGLDDLPGADASQNGRADQGAGEPGAVERVAAGLVEPPVRIAFGVPAGHVAGFRQSHREAVAARHVAERGPAGAARVIGYREVEIAYLAGADDTAMRGLIGRELRALSGSDPNAARLRETLHAYLKSHRSPEATAKLLGVHKNTVRYRIQRIEELLGYPIEQRSLPLELALACVAVYGVDALPGISA, via the coding sequence GTGACCACCGCATCACCCGACCGGATCGGCCCCAACTCCGAAGTGGTCCGCGACTGGCTGGCGGAGTACGTCTACGAGACGATGCGGACCGAGACGCTCGAGCAGGTCGTCGACCGCCTCGACAGCGCGATCATCGCGCGCATCCCAGAACTCGCCGACCGCGACCTGCGCCGTGACCTCGCCGCGAGCACGCGCGCCCATGCCAGGGTGATGCTGAGCGGAATCACCAGCGACACCTTCGAATACACGCTGCCCGAAGAGGCACACGCCTTCGCGCGGACGATCGCCCGCCGCGGCTTCGAGCTGCGAATGCTGCTGCGGACCTATCACGTCGGCATGGAAGCGGTGCTCGATTACATGACCGAGGCCATCGATCAACGGCAGGCCCCGCAGGAGATCGAGCGCGCGGTGATGCTGCGGCTGTTCGAGCGGGCGACGAAGTGGGTCAGCATGTCGGTCGAGATGTTGACCGACACCTACATGGAGGAACGCGAGCGAGTGCTGCGGGCCGCGCTCAATCGGCGCACCGAGACCATCCGCGCGCTGCTGGCCGGTGACGAGCTGGACACCGACCAGGCCTCGGCCCGGCTCGGTTATCGGCTCGGTCAACGACACGTCGCCTTCGTGCTGTGGACCGACGAGGGCGAATCCGGCAGTGGCGACGGCGAAGTCATCGGCCTGCTCGAACGGGTCGCAACCCGGGTCGCGACCGAAATCGGCAACGGCAGGGTGCTCACCGTCGCGTCCGGGTCGAGCGGCATGTGGGCGTGGGCCGGACTGGATGACCTACCGGGTGCCGATGCGAGCCAGAACGGCCGGGCCGATCAGGGTGCGGGCGAACCCGGCGCGGTCGAGCGAGTCGCGGCCGGTCTGGTCGAACCGCCGGTCCGGATCGCCTTCGGGGTGCCCGCCGGGCACGTCGCGGGGTTCCGACAGAGTCATCGCGAAGCGGTGGCCGCCAGGCATGTCGCCGAGCGCGGACCGGCGGGTGCGGCCCGCGTCATCGGTTATCGCGAGGTGGAGATCGCCTATTTGGCCGGCGCCGACGACACGGCGATGCGTGGCCTGATCGGGCGGGAATTGCGGGCGCTGTCCGGCTCGGACCCGAACGCGGCGCGGCTGCGCGAGACGCTGCACGCCTACCTGAAAAGTCATCGCAGCCCCGAGGCGACGGCGAAACTGCTTGGGGTGCACAAGAACACGGTCCGCTACCGCATCCAGCGGATCGAGGAACTGCTGGGTTATCCGATCGAGCAGCGCAGCTTGCCGTTGGAGCTCGCCCTCGCCTGCGTCGCTGTCTACGGTGTAGACGCGCTGCCCGGAATCAGTGCTTGA
- a CDS encoding serine/threonine-protein kinase → MRSVRADVVARFAADWQRNLRSDQFTPPRIADYVPDGTQVRLAVLTDLLRIDLRERWARAADLGKRVAEYRKEFPEVEHSPELADLICAEFLARRRHAPLAVAEFLTEYPEFADEIRERLDAFDIDDSTDDFGTAESSEAVAALAELAPGRRIDDFDLITDLGSGVLGRVFLASQRSMQRLVAVRLSAGRAGAPHTMAQLDHAHIVRVFDQRLLSTDTAEDVFGAAAPRLVYMQYLPGGTAVGVLDQRRRGAESDGGALLLRAVDASMETKGEIRPSDSSVRAEIATLSWPETVAWVGRRLADALDYAEHHGVLHHGIKPANVLFTAEGIPKLADFALSESGARRAVVNPDELTDDSLPYRSPEQLARFLDPAAPAPGTRSDLYSLGVLLWEMLTGASPFDETAPTNEAPAAVYARMLAIRRAGISATALSRLPADTPAALRRVLLDCLHADPKRRWRNGAELAGQLELCLDARARDLVDPPPTSLAYRARGWLIPVAALCIGVPNALASWYNIQLNQSLIIDRMSAADQHKFATVGLVNNLIAFPVAALLLIFLTRRPLTIGFRLARGREYSARTLAKARRDTLSMGDWAVLVPFGFWLVAGVIWPLGLAFTGVDLPPGTFLHFFAAQVVCAAIALAYPFFPIMVYAVRSVYPQLLVRGGIGPGDERQLRNLARRGNFYLGVAASVPLLGVAGATFVDPADLELVIVPVRVLSVGGILAFVVTYRLFRWLEADLLALARAIPQRTR, encoded by the coding sequence GTGAGGTCCGTGCGCGCCGACGTCGTCGCCCGGTTCGCCGCCGATTGGCAACGCAACCTGCGCAGTGACCAGTTCACGCCGCCGCGCATCGCGGACTACGTGCCCGACGGCACCCAGGTGCGCCTGGCCGTGCTGACCGATCTGCTGCGCATCGACCTGCGCGAGCGCTGGGCCAGGGCCGCCGACCTCGGCAAGCGGGTTGCCGAGTACCGCAAGGAGTTTCCGGAGGTCGAGCACAGCCCGGAGCTGGCGGACCTGATCTGCGCGGAGTTCCTGGCCCGGCGGCGCCATGCCCCACTGGCGGTCGCCGAATTCCTCACCGAGTACCCGGAGTTCGCCGACGAGATCCGAGAACGGCTCGACGCCTTCGATATCGATGACAGCACCGATGACTTCGGCACGGCCGAGTCGAGCGAAGCCGTTGCCGCACTGGCCGAACTGGCTCCCGGCCGGCGAATCGACGACTTCGACCTGATCACCGATCTCGGCAGCGGCGTACTCGGCCGGGTCTTTCTCGCCAGTCAGCGCTCCATGCAACGGCTTGTCGCGGTGCGGCTTTCGGCGGGCCGCGCCGGTGCGCCCCACACCATGGCGCAACTCGATCACGCTCATATCGTTCGAGTCTTCGACCAGCGGCTGTTGAGTACCGACACCGCCGAGGACGTGTTCGGTGCCGCCGCACCCCGACTCGTCTACATGCAGTACCTGCCTGGTGGTACCGCGGTCGGCGTGCTCGATCAGCGGCGGCGCGGGGCGGAGTCCGATGGTGGCGCGCTGCTGCTGCGCGCGGTCGACGCGTCGATGGAGACGAAAGGCGAGATCCGGCCGTCGGATTCGAGTGTGCGGGCCGAGATCGCGACGCTCAGCTGGCCGGAGACGGTGGCCTGGGTCGGCAGGCGGCTGGCCGACGCGCTGGATTACGCGGAGCACCACGGCGTGCTGCATCACGGCATCAAACCCGCGAACGTACTGTTCACCGCCGAGGGTATTCCGAAGCTCGCCGATTTCGCGCTGAGTGAGTCGGGTGCGCGCCGGGCCGTGGTAAATCCCGATGAGCTCACCGATGATTCGTTGCCGTACCGGTCACCGGAGCAGCTTGCCCGATTCCTCGATCCGGCCGCGCCCGCACCTGGAACGCGCAGCGACCTCTACTCACTCGGCGTATTGCTGTGGGAAATGCTCACGGGCGCAAGCCCGTTCGATGAGACCGCGCCGACAAACGAAGCACCTGCCGCGGTCTACGCGCGCATGCTCGCCATACGTCGTGCGGGTATCTCCGCAACCGCGCTGTCCCGGCTGCCCGCAGATACCCCGGCGGCGCTGCGCCGGGTGCTGCTCGATTGCCTGCACGCCGACCCGAAACGGCGCTGGCGCAACGGCGCCGAGTTGGCCGGTCAACTCGAGCTGTGCCTCGACGCACGCGCTCGCGACCTGGTCGATCCGCCGCCGACCAGCCTGGCCTATCGAGCCCGTGGCTGGCTGATCCCGGTCGCGGCGCTGTGCATCGGCGTGCCGAACGCGCTGGCGAGCTGGTACAACATCCAGCTGAACCAGTCGCTGATCATCGATCGGATGTCGGCGGCCGATCAGCACAAGTTCGCCACCGTCGGCTTGGTCAACAACCTGATCGCCTTCCCGGTCGCGGCGCTGCTGCTGATCTTTCTGACGCGCCGACCGCTGACCATCGGATTCCGGCTGGCCCGCGGCCGCGAGTATTCCGCGCGCACGCTGGCCAAGGCGCGCCGCGACACGTTGTCGATGGGTGATTGGGCGGTGTTGGTGCCGTTCGGTTTCTGGCTCGTGGCAGGCGTCATCTGGCCGTTGGGCCTGGCGTTCACCGGTGTCGATCTGCCGCCGGGGACCTTCCTGCATTTCTTTGCGGCACAGGTCGTTTGCGCCGCCATCGCGCTGGCCTATCCGTTCTTCCCGATCATGGTGTACGCGGTGCGCTCGGTGTATCCACAGTTGTTGGTGCGCGGCGGAATCGGGCCGGGCGATGAGCGCCAGCTGCGAAATCTGGCTCGGCGGGGCAACTTCTACCTCGGTGTCGCCGCGTCGGTTCCGCTGCTCGGCGTGGCGGGGGCGACCTTTGTCGACCCAGCGGATCTGGAGTTGGTGATCGTTCCGGTGCGCGTGCTCAGTGTGGGTGGCATTCTGGCTTTCGTGGTTACCTACCGGTTGTTTCGCTGGCTAGAGGCGGACCTGCTCGCGCTCGCGCGGGCCATCCCGCAGCGGACGCGATGA